Proteins encoded by one window of Deltaproteobacteria bacterium:
- a CDS encoding acyl-CoA thioesterase, whose translation MRELLPDFRVVIELDLVWGDMDTFGHLNNVQYFRYYESARIRYFETTGVIRLGEEMIVGPILASAASRFKAPLDYPDRLLVGARVERIERDRFHMRYAIASSSLGRVAAEGESVVVAFNYREGRKCEVPAAWRARIAEVEGREFPDEG comes from the coding sequence GTGAACTGCTCCCCGATTTTCGCGTTGTGATCGAGCTCGATCTGGTCTGGGGCGACATGGACACCTTCGGCCACCTGAACAACGTCCAGTATTTTCGCTACTACGAATCCGCCCGCATCCGCTATTTCGAGACGACCGGCGTGATCCGCCTGGGCGAGGAGATGATCGTCGGGCCGATCCTCGCGTCGGCGGCGAGCCGCTTCAAAGCCCCGCTCGACTACCCCGATCGGCTGCTCGTCGGCGCGCGCGTCGAACGCATCGAGCGCGACCGGTTCCACATGCGTTACGCGATCGCGAGTTCGTCGCTGGGCCGCGTGGCCGCCGAGGGCGAAAGCGTCGTGGTGGCGTTCAACTACCGCGAGGGGCGCAAGTGCGAGGTGCCCGCCGCGTGGCGCGCGCGCATCGCCGAGGTCGAGGGCCGCGAGTTTCCCGACGAGGGGTGA